DNA sequence from the Calidithermus timidus DSM 17022 genome:
CGGGCTGGCGGGCGTGTATCCCAAGATGTTTACCCAGATGATCCATCCTCTATCTGAAGCGCTGGTCAAGCTGCTGGGAGGTGGAGCGTGATCACCCTCTACATCCTGGGGGCCGCCAGCACGGCACTCACCCTGCTGGGCTTCTTCGTGCCCGCTCGCGTCAGTCGCTGGTTGGCGACGGGCAGCGTGGCGGCCGCTATCGCCTCCTTGCTTTTCACCTGGGGCCAGCGCCAGACGGCCTTCGGCGGGCTCTACGTCGTCGACCCCATCTCCCAGAGCTTCACCCTCGTGGCCCTGCTGGGCGTGTTGTGGGCGCTGCTCATCGGCAGGAGCGAGAAGTGGGAGTTCTCGCTTTTGCTGCTGTACGCGGCTGCGGGGATGCACTTCATGGCCTCCTCGCCCAACCTGCCGGTGCTGCTGATCGCCCTCGAGGTCTTCTCGCTGCCCCTGTACGTGCTGGCCACCTGGCAGCGCGACGAGCGCGGCTTCGAGGCGGGTCTGAAGTACTTCCTGCTTGGAGCGCTCTCGGCGGCCATCTTCCTCTACGGCATCGCGCTGCACTTCGGCGCCACCGGCTCCTTTAACGCCGGGGCCCAGGGCTCGGGGCCGCTGTACGTCGCCGCGCTGCTGCTGATCCTGGGGGCCTTGGCCTTCAAGGTTAGCCTGGTGCCCTTCCACTGGTGGACTCCCGACGTTTACCAAGGCAGCCCCACCACCGTCTCGCTGATGATGGCCACGGCGGTCAAGGCCGCGGGCTTCGCCGCGCTGGTGCGGGTGCTGAACGTACAGGACCAGGGCCTTTGGGGCCTGGGCCTGGGAGCCCTGATCGCCCTGACCGTGATTTTCGGCAACCTGGGCGCGCTGGCCCAGCAGGAGAGCAAGCGCCTCTTGGCCTACTCCTCCATCGCCCACGCCGGGTACGTGGGCCTGGGGCTCTACAGCGGCACCGCAACGGCAGCCATCGGCTTCTACCTGCTGGCTTACCTGCTCTCGACCGGGCTGGCCTTCGCGGTGCTGGCCGCCATTTCGCAGGGAGACGTGCCCTATGAGCGCCTGCGCGGGTTGCTCTACCGCAAGCCGCTGCTGGGTGTGGCCATGAGCGTGGGCCTGTTCTCGCTGGCTGGCCTGCCGCCCTTCGCGGGTTTTTGGGGCAAGCTCTTGGTCTTCCTCGAGGCTGCCAAAGCCCAGCAGTGGGGCCTGCTGGTGCTGGCCCTCATCACCTCAGCCGTGGCCGCTTACTACTACCTGCGCTTGTTCAACCTGGTCGTCGCCCGCGGCCCGGAGGCCAGGGCCGAGGAGGAAGCCGCCCTTCCCGCCCCGCTGGTCGGGGCTCCGGTCCTGGCAGGTCAGGGTACGGGTGGCCTGAGCTTGGCTACCGGACGCTTGGCGGCGTGGCCATTGATGGTCGCCACCGCTTTGGTGGTGCTGCTGGGCATCCTGCCCGGCTTGGGCTACCGCCTCTTCAGCCCCACGCCCTTCGCCGCGCTTTCGCGCCCCACTACCGCGTCCACGACCCTGCCCGCCAGCTTCACCATCACCTCTCCTTCCGATGGAGCCGAGCTGCGGGCGGGCGAGTTCAGCTTGCAGGGCACCGGCAGGGCGGGGGAGACCCTCGAGGTCTGGGACAACGCTAGCCGCATCGCCGAGGTGCGGGTGGGCGAGAATGGCGGTTGGTCGCTGATGCTGCCCAGCCCGCCCAGTGTGGGTGAGCACATCTACCAGGTGCGCCGCCCTGGGGAGGGTGAGGGCCCTTCGGTGCGGGTCAGGGTTGTGGAGTAAAGCTTTTGGAAATCGGGGGCGCACCGATGCCGGTCCTCGGCGGTGCGCCCCTACTTCTTTTGCTGGTTTTGCCGGACGACCCCTGCGGCCTCGAGCCCATCGACTTCCTCGCGGCTCAGGCCCAGCACGCGCGCGAGCACCTCGAGGGTGTGCTCGCCCAGCAGGGGAGGGGGGCTTTGGATCTGCGCGGGGGTGCGCGAGAAGTGGGAGAGGGGGGAGCCGATGAGGGGAATGAGGCCCAAGGTGGGGTGCTCGGTCTCCACCCGCATTCTTCTGGCCTGGGCCTGGGGTTCGGCGAAGGCTTCGGCCAGGCTGTTGACCGGGGTGGCGGGGACTCCAGCCCGTTGGAGCGCGCCCAGCCAGTGGGCGCGGGGGCGGCTCTTGAAGATGGCCTCGAGCTGCGGCAGCAGAACTGCGCGGTGACATACGCGGCCCTGGTTGCTCCGAAAACGCTGGTCCTCCCACAGCTCGAGGTGGCCGATGGCCTCGCAGGTGCGCCGGTATTGCTCGTCGTTGCCCACGGTGAGCATGAACCAGCCGTCGCTGGCCTCGAAGGCCCCGTAGGGCACGATCTGGGGGTGGGCGTTGCCCAGCCGGGTCGGGTTGACGCCGCTGACCAGGTAGCTCTGGGCCAGGTTGGCCATGGCCGAGAGCCCGGTGTCGAAGAGGGCGAGGTCGATGTGCTGGCCCTGGCCGCTTCTCTCGCGCTCGAGCAACGCCGCCAGCACCGCTATGGCCCCGGTCATCCCGGTCATGAGGTCCACCCAGGCCACCGGGACCCGCATCGGCGGCCCCTCCGGCTCGCCCGTCAGCGACATGATGCCGATGAGCCCCTGGATCGCCACGTCGTAGCCGGGCTCCTGGGCGCGGGGGCCGCTGTGCCCGTAGCCGGTGATGGAGAGGTAGACCAACCGGGGGTTGATCCGGGCCAGGGTAGGGTAGTCCAGGCCGTAGCGGGCCAGGTCGCCGGTCTTGTAGTTCTCCACCAGCACGTCGGCCTGGGCGGCCAGCGCCCGCACCAGCGCCTGGCCGCGGGGGTCCTTGAGGTTGACCACCACGCTCTTCTTGCCGCGGTTGGCCGAGAGGTAGTAAGCGCTCTCGCCTCCCGCCCCTAGCTTCCAGCCAGCGGGTTCGGCGGGCTCGAGGAAGGGCGGTCCCCAGCTGCGGGTGTCGTCGCCCTTAGGCGGTTCGATCTTCCAGACCTCCGCCCCTAGGTCGGCG
Encoded proteins:
- a CDS encoding CaiB/BaiF CoA transferase family protein translates to MGALTGLKVLDLSRILAGPFCTQMLADLGAEVWKIEPPKGDDTRSWGPPFLEPAEPAGWKLGAGGESAYYLSANRGKKSVVVNLKDPRGQALVRALAAQADVLVENYKTGDLARYGLDYPTLARINPRLVYLSITGYGHSGPRAQEPGYDVAIQGLIGIMSLTGEPEGPPMRVPVAWVDLMTGMTGAIAVLAALLERERSGQGQHIDLALFDTGLSAMANLAQSYLVSGVNPTRLGNAHPQIVPYGAFEASDGWFMLTVGNDEQYRRTCEAIGHLELWEDQRFRSNQGRVCHRAVLLPQLEAIFKSRPRAHWLGALQRAGVPATPVNSLAEAFAEPQAQARRMRVETEHPTLGLIPLIGSPLSHFSRTPAQIQSPPPLLGEHTLEVLARVLGLSREEVDGLEAAGVVRQNQQKK
- a CDS encoding NADH-quinone oxidoreductase subunit N; this translates as MITLYILGAASTALTLLGFFVPARVSRWLATGSVAAAIASLLFTWGQRQTAFGGLYVVDPISQSFTLVALLGVLWALLIGRSEKWEFSLLLLYAAAGMHFMASSPNLPVLLIALEVFSLPLYVLATWQRDERGFEAGLKYFLLGALSAAIFLYGIALHFGATGSFNAGAQGSGPLYVAALLLILGALAFKVSLVPFHWWTPDVYQGSPTTVSLMMATAVKAAGFAALVRVLNVQDQGLWGLGLGALIALTVIFGNLGALAQQESKRLLAYSSIAHAGYVGLGLYSGTATAAIGFYLLAYLLSTGLAFAVLAAISQGDVPYERLRGLLYRKPLLGVAMSVGLFSLAGLPPFAGFWGKLLVFLEAAKAQQWGLLVLALITSAVAAYYYLRLFNLVVARGPEARAEEEAALPAPLVGAPVLAGQGTGGLSLATGRLAAWPLMVATALVVLLGILPGLGYRLFSPTPFAALSRPTTASTTLPASFTITSPSDGAELRAGEFSLQGTGRAGETLEVWDNASRIAEVRVGENGGWSLMLPSPPSVGEHIYQVRRPGEGEGPSVRVRVVE